From the genome of Vitis riparia cultivar Riparia Gloire de Montpellier isolate 1030 chromosome 2, EGFV_Vit.rip_1.0, whole genome shotgun sequence:
CATTTCTGTTCTCTGCTGACAACCTACAGCATAATGGggatatttttcctttctttcttttgttcaGTTGCTCCTAGTGAAGAATACCATTTAATATGACATCAGTCTAATGAGTCCTTTTTATCATCTCATATATCTTCCTATATAAGGAGGTGATTTTGTGTGGTGGCTAGAAGATGCACATCGCAAAATGAGGTTGGCAAAAGCTGGGGACCATAAACATTCCGTGCATTTTTACTGTTTGTTCCTTTTGTCTCCGTGCATTTGAATTGTTCATTTCCTTTTGCCTTTATTAAATGATGCTTCACATGAGTCCTAACGAGCTTCTGCATCATAAAATGGGGCTTATGTCGTTTTCATCTGTTTAATTCTAAAAGCTTATGCCTCATGGGGCCTAGGGTTCCTTGCCAACCTGGAGCCAGTTTCTCTCAAGCTTTCTGGGTCTCGATCAGCAAGGATGCTGGTTTCAGTTGAACCTGGTTTGACAAATGCTTCTGTTAGCTTGAGCAGAAGATAGTATAGCATGGGTGACCTACAGGCCAAAAGATTCAAGCTGATTAAATAACTTTACTATCAAGTTTGTTTCATTTCATCCAATTGTTAGAAAGGAGATGTTATTGTTGTTTATATAGGAGTTGAATAGAATATGTTCTGTTTGCAATGAAACCAATCGTTCTTaatctctgtttggttgccaagataATGTTTAGAAGCATCCAGTATCAACCACTTGGAACCATTCTGTTCCTTCCtcatagaaagaaaaaggagaagctACGTATCTCTTGTTACATATTATTGATCTTTCTGTTGGTACTAAATTTTTCTGTACTCATTAATTCCAGGGGGGCTGCTGCTTTGGCCGAGTAACTGAAGAAATTCATTACAGAAGTACAACCCAGAAGGCCTTGATGCAACTGACTAGCCATTACCAGAAGGATGTCAGTTTTTGAATTTCCATTCTTGCATGGATTTCAAACCCTCCATCAGGTTTTTTTCTCCTCTAGGTATGAGCATGTATGTAGTTTTTCCTTGTCCGGCTTTTCTGAACTAGAAGAATACTTGGTGTTACGAATTTCGGTTTATGTAGCCTTTCCCTTTTAAGCCTTCTAGGGTTTCTCATACATGACAGTAAATGTTATGGATCTTGCTTTACGAATACTATCAAATCCTATGCCCTCTAAAATTTTCCATTCTATAGAACGCAGGTTGTATTTGTAGGCGATGCCTTGTGACCGTTGCATCTCTGCCTAATTCTAAATGTAACTTTTTTTGCAGTGTTTGAGTTAGCTTTTCCTTTATAATTTCCTGGAATTAAGcctaataaaatgattttcttgtatttggtttataaaaacaaaaaatgtcaaatgtgtttagaaaattatatgttttcaaattatttcattttttatgtgaaaaaaaaaactaaaatttaaagacatatgtaaaaataatttattaattttaattttttttattaaatgtactaaaaaatgattcatatgattgatttaagtataaaaatatattgcTTTTCAAATAAGCCCTTTTGTATCCTAGTCTTATTTACGTGTGATTTAATAGCTACTATTTagaataaaatagtaaaaaatagagaattttaattataaaaaatagaaaaaattttaaaaagaaaaaagaaaactaggtgtttttaaaaaaaatcatttttaattgtttttatttttttaagagttattaaaaaataattatataaatataaataatgattaaaagtaaaaaatatatattaaaaaaattatttctaaaatatatttaaaaatataacaaataagttaaaaatattttaggttaaaaatcatttttaagacctatttttgaaaagatttttcaaataaagtgtAAGACAAATTTCAGGGCAAATTTATGACTTgcttgaaaactgttttttacaacagttttttgttttattgaataaaaaatatagaaacaacagtcaaaaattatattttgtttttgttttaaaaatacaaagtaagatattttcatataatatttttaaaattattttatgttgttttcctttgttttttaagaactgttttaaaaattaattatataaacatataaaatgatttaaaataaaagattagatataaatattatttttaaaatatatttaaaaaaaagttaaaaatgttttagattttcaaataaatttttatttaaaaaaaattggagaatagtttttaaaaattgatctcaaaattgattttttagaattgttttcgaaCACCATTACCAAACATGGTCTATAATTTTTCACTTCCAACGTGATTACTtatagttaattattttttaaaaacgttAATTTTAGTGGAATAACTTATAAGGgcaaaaagaattttatttgaaagggtaattttgtcataaaaaGTAACAACTTCCTCGGGGGAAAGGGCTTTTCAGTGGGCGACATCGAATCAGCCTTCTTGTCGCATAGCAAAAGGTCGGAATGGTCCAAACCATAACAACCTGAAAGGCCAGCGGAGAATCCGTTGGAGTGGAAGAAACCGTTGGAGTGGTGTCTGCACGTTGGAGTGGTGTCTGCTGCACCCTTGGCTATTGCGACTTCTCATTTTCCACACCTCTAAACCTTTCTCTTCTCTCCTTTCCTATtctcttccaaatccaatttATCCCCCATTTTTCACAACTGGAGTCTGTTCAGCTTCCGGTTAACAGAACCCTCAATCTCTTTCCCCATTTCCAAACCCTTTTCGTCCGTACATTGAACTTAAACAATGGAGTATGATCCAGAAGTTGTGGTGCTCGATGATAAAGAGGATGGTCTTAGCGGCCGCGGCGTTCATCAGTTAATATCTTCGCTGAAATCGTCGTTTCGGCTTCCGGATTTCAACAAGGTTGAGGAGTATTTGACGCTGAGGGAGCAGCAGTTGAAGCAAGAGAGGGATGAGTTGGAGgcgaaaatgaagaaaatttcagACGGATTGTTGGCTGAGATTCAGAAGAAGGAGATCGAGAATGAGTTTCTTGAGCGAAAACATGCAGACGAGGTTTTGGAGAAACTGGTGCTTGAAGAGGATTTGAGGAAGTGTAAGAGAGAGTGCGAGGATCTTGAAGAGAAGGTGAATCGATTGAGCGAAGATCAGAAGGTGATGTGTGGTAGAGAGAAGAGGGCTGAGGAAAGGTATGGGAAGTTGATGGAAGAATTGAAGAAAAGCGAGGAATGCAGCGCTCAATTAAACTGTAAAAATAGAGAACTGGAGTGTGAGAAGAGAAGGATTGAGGCTGAAATTGAGATGTGGAAGAGGAGATTTGGGGAGTTGGAGTCCAGGGTTTTGGCTTTGGAAAAAGACACTGAGGTGCTGAAGAGGCCAGAACCCAACTTTTGTGAGAGTATGAAGGGGAACTTGGGAGTGAGAAATTCAGGTTTTTTTGAATGGAGAGCAGAGAAAGAAGCGGGTAGCCTTCGAAAAGTTAAGAATGAAATGGACATCGAATCAACCAGTGTGAGCTTGGAgaacaagaaaatcaatgaaattaGTGCCAGTTATCATACCCCAACTCAAAGAATCATGGATTTGCAGAATGGAGGTACTGGAGAGTTACTTTATCTTGTTTTCCATCCATCCATAGCTAATTTGGTAGCACATTTGATTTATATCGACAATTTCTTTGCATGTTTGCATATTTCCCAAAGTGATACAAGTATGATGCTTCATTAATAGGAGCCCTTGCTTTGCATGCCAAAAGAATATTTACTCTAAAAAGTATAAAGATAAACAGCCTTATCAAGTGTATCCCATAATGCAGTTGAGAACAATGGTGGCCTGCATTCACTTGATGCTTGGCTTCACCACCATCACCGTGAAAAAGGTGCTTTGTAGTCAAGACTTGAGTGAAAATCAAAGCCCCGGTTTTTTTGGCTAGGTgctcttatttatatattcacTCTATTTGCCCATAAACATAATGTTAGGAGTAAGTGAAATGGCCACAAGATCAGGTTCAGAGGATTATAAGAACTCTTGTAGATAGAATCACCCAATGATTGGCATGTCTAAGCAGTAGGGAGAAACTATTACATTATAAGGTTGCTTgcccttctttttttattttcgaCTACAGAACAAAACCATATAGGGATTAAGTAGGTGTTTCATATAGTCTAGTCGTTAGTACTTGGATAAGTTCTACTAATGTTGTAAGGGGATCTCATGTTTGGTTAAGAAGGGGATTCTAAAGGCGTTAGATGAATATTGTTGAATTGTTTCTGAGTAGAACTAAAAGTTACTTCCTTAGAAATGATTTCTTATGTTGAATTTTGGGAATGCattcaagaaaatccatgcaactTTTGGCTCAATGTCCTAGGAAAGTTAAAAAACTTGGAAAGCTTTACTAAATAATGTGTTGTTTTGATTTGTCGTTATATCAAAGTAATTTGTAGCACCCTATTATCTGAAATTTTCCAACAATTCCTCCTTCCCCCACTCTTCCCCCTTCCCACCCCCCCTGCCCTTCCTGCCCTAACAACAAAACACAGAATTTGCCAATTATTTATTGAGGGTTAAGAACATTATTGGGCATAAATAACAGTATAAGTTTCTGTAACCACTTGGGTGATGCATTATTGTGCAAATGGGCACTCCGCTGACTCTTTTTCGGCagcaattacaaaatttgttATTAAGGTTTAGGTTGAGTTACAATATCACCAATATGTATCATTGACAACTACGCTCATCAGGTGTATGAACCTTGACAGTGTGATTACGAAATCCTATAAATTTGATTGGGTTTCTTTTTAAGATTACGGACTTCCCAAACCTCCTGaaacctatataaaaaaaaaaacttccctaACCTCTTGAAAACATCTATTGCATATTGAGAGCTTCTATCCTTAAAAGTTTCTAAATGACAGTTTGGTCCATGTTATAGGTAGTGGAAGACCTGCATTTGTAGGATCAGTGGACATCAGTGACAGTGACGATGAAATGCCCAAAGTAATTAGAAATGCTTCAACTGATCGTGCCTCCAAAGAAGTTTTAAGTGGAAAACAGCAACCATCTCAAAGCATGAAAAATGTCATGTTTTTTAGTGGGACAGGTCCTGAAGATACactcaaaagaaaacaagaaattttaGATTGGTTGGGTGAGGAAGATTCTCTGAAAGTAAAACAAGCTTCTTCTTCAACACATAATCCAGTGTTTTTGAAGCGGTTGAAAGCTACAATTAATGCTGAAGAAAATATCAGGGATACATATGATATTTCAGACAGTGATGATAGTTCTGACTCTGAAAGTGAAGCAGATGGGGTTTTTCCCTTTGATCCAGTTATATCAATTGCTCTCAGCAACCAAAAAGGATGATACACTAAGGTTTGAGGGTATGACTGATGAGGCTATCTCATTATTGTTTTTCCtcagttattatttttgttattaatagagacaatttggattttttgttGATGCACCCAGGTAGGACTAAAGAAACAGTACCATTACCATTTTGAGCGTGGCCTGCAAATTAGGTTACTTATCATGCTAAGTTTCGCCAAGCATGTTCTATTTCTGTTTCTGCTGACAAATTACAGCATTAATGGAGGAGAAAAAGCATATGCTgtgtaaaagaaagaaaataaaaataaaaataaaagcaggAACCATAACATTCTGTgcatttttattgttaattttcTTATGCCCCCCCCCCCTTACCTTGGTTTTTCTCAAGTCTTTGGTTCTTAATCAAAACCAGGATGCTGATTTTGGTTGAGCCTGGTTTAACAAATGGTTCTATAAGTTCCAGCAAGGTATTCAATGCTGCTTCAATGTTGGTTGTTCAGATTTGTCCAGCATAAAAAAAGGTACATTccagaaaattgaaaatgattaacTTTAAAGTccaatttgttttgtttataaGCGGCCAATAATCCAAAACTACTTGCCAAGATCATGTTTGTATGTTCCTTTCATCTTCTGTGCAGCCCAATGGAGCCATAGGATACCTTGTAGAGGGCCATTTAATATGGATCTCCAAGGACATGGAGATCTCCTACATTATCTTGTATAAATTAACTGCTTTGCATATTTGTTTACTTTGCTTGTACTAATCCTTACATGTTGATGCAGCTGCTTTTGCTAAGGTCAACCAGGTAACCTAAGAAATTGATCGTAGAGTTGTAGAAGTATGAATGACAGAACAGACTAACCATTGAGCACCATTGTAAAATCAATTTTACTGCCACAAAAAGTTCTGGAATGATGGGAGGAGTTTTTTGATTTTCCATTCTCTCATGGCTTTGAAATCCTCCATCAGGTTTTGATGAACGTGAatggtgattttttttccagCTTTTCTGAACTAGAAGAATGCTTGATGTTTGTAAGTTTCTGTTTAGGAACTTCTTCCTCGGTTTAACAAACATGATAGTAAATTAAATGGTTCTTATTTTGTGAATACTATTAAATCCTATGCCTTGTAAGcttatatagaaaaaaagatgTAAGGAAATCAAAGAATGATAGTACTTGTTTGTGTACTGTTCTTGAAAATGGAAAACAGTTATCTGactctaaaaatatatttttgataaaaaaaaaacgggtttatcttattttgatttGGAAATTGGTTGCTTTTTGGAAcaaattttaggtgtttttaattatttttttagagtatTCGGTGCAACAATTGAAAAAGATGgggaataatttaattttttttacattgtatataaatatatggtaatcttaaaactattttttatgtttaaattatcttgaatgttttaagtttttaaatagatttttattttatataatatatttaaaaaaaagattttaagaGCAACTTTCAAAAATACTTCTGAAACcataaatcctttttttttttctcttttttattttttattttatgtttttgccTCTCTTCGAATTTATTAGCCACTGTAAATTCTTGTGAAGCTGAGGGCATTTACATTAAATTGACTTTCCATGCGGGACGAGAAGCTGAATGGGGATGCCCTCTCACCTTGCGTACAGGCGCCTCACTTGAACTTCCAGTATGCCACTTCACGTCCGACACGTTTCCTCCATATTCTTTCCCGCCAAACGCGCTTGCTTTGCAAGTTGCACGTGGATGTTGCCAGCTGGCAACATGGCTCAATAAGAGCCATTGGTTTATCGGACTGAAACTATGGCCCACTAACGGCCACGTTAGATGCTTTCATTGGATCCACGTGGATTGTTTACGAGAATTAGTTTTGCCTATGATATTATAGGAATTGAGATAATTTGTAAGTCtgtttaaaattgtttttaatattttaaaattttaattgaataaaaatatactttcgataaaataatattataattcatatgtaaaaattttattcaaatacccgtattataaaatcttgtttagatattaaacaattttctacattaaaaacctattatttgtacttttattttaagttttttatgaCGTggatattatttattgattttaaatcataattactCTTATCttagagaaaaataagttttaattcactaatttaaaaaaatttaataaaaagaatccaaattttataaattagatttattttcatttatttaaaattatttatataacctttaaagctatatatatatatatatatatagatgtaattttaaaaagtagaatgaaaaaaattcaaaatgatttaagaaacgctatagaaaaataattaaatgacaATCTCCATCTACAATTAATAACGGGTGAATAAAGTGGAGGAGAACTGCGACAGGCATTTGGGCCAGATCGAGGCCATTCCCTAAACTACAGGTTGGCTTAGGAGGCCCATCAATACTGGGCCCACTACAATAAAGTCTTAATCGGAGGAGCCATTCCCAATGGCACTTTAGTAATTAAAACACTCAACAGTcccattttggtaattataaatatttatcctCGAAAGTTAGTGGCCTCTCTTTCTCTGAGCTCGATCTGCTCAGCAACCGCCCGGAAGCTCAAATCAAAggtatttatttacttatttatgaaaaaaaggcagaattaatgtaattttactattttagaCGGATGAAATTTGCAAATTTGGAGTTatgtataattaatttcaaGGGTATAAGAGGGAGAAGAAGTCAGTATTTGGGTTTCTAGGGTTCCAATGGTTCAAAAATTATTCACTTCTGCTCTTTTTGGAGGATTCTACTCCATGATGTGGTGGTCGATTGGCTCATTTTTCTTCAGGTTTGGTGAGATTGGCGGTGATACTGTCACTTCCTAGTTAATTTTTCAGTTTGCTAtactgtttggttgctgagaaaatcgACGGGAAAGTGAAAATTTGTGTGAAATCAGTCGAGAGGGGGGCAATAGTTTTAGGTGAATGAAATTGGGTTTCCCGGCTTTCAAAGACCCAACGCTGAAAAGTTTAAATTTCCTTGCTTTTCCGACTGTTTCATAGCAACCAGACGGAGTATTACAGTTTTTGGAACTGGATTATTGGCTTTCAGTTTGTTTGAGCTGGGGATTTTAGGTCTCTTTTTGTAAGTGTGACTTGTCAGTTTGGTAATTTTGGTTAGTGCATTCTActttttgttttggttgaaTGTCTCACACCCATACCCGCAGTATCTCACAGATACACACATTCACATTCCATCAATCTCTCTGCAAATTTCTGTTTAAAAATGCCTCACGATGAAGGTTTATTGCTGATTATGTTTGTTTGGTGTTTCTAACCTAGTTAATATCGAAGGTATTAACTcttagatttataaaaatagagTTTTGTATCCTATGTTTTTAAGTTTCTGTAGttccaagaaaaaggaaaggctAAACTCAACTAAATCAAAGGGTCATGGGAGGCTGAATTAGTTGGATATTTGTTTCTTTGGGTCACTAATAAtgaatctttttcattttaggaTATTCTCTCAATTACCAAATGGAGCATCTAGGATTGTTGTCAATCTCCAAAGGTTCTTCCATTATTTTCCTTACTTAAATTTATGAATTAGTGTTACTTTTATCTCATTAATTGTTTTggcttattattaattttttgtttctggCTTAATGAATATGTTTTTTCAGTTTCACTGCAACTATAACATCTGATTGAATGAACTTCCATTGGATGATATGGATGATGAAGTGACCACAATTGATGTGGCGGAGGGCTCTCACCTCCAAAGAAAAGAGAGTGAGTACTTGCTGAAGCCTGATAGCAGCAGTATGTTGAATTCAAGGGAAATGGTTATACCTGGTGAAGGTGATTATCCCGAGAGCTCACCCCAGGAATTCACAGGTATTTTAGAGGGTAAGAATGTAAATAAAACTGTAAGTTCTTTAGCTGCAGCAGAACATACATGTAgtggccatctccctgtggatgATGCTGGGATCATGGTTGAGGAGTTAACACTGAGAAATTACAATGGAGCAAACTTAGCTGTCGTTGGTCCCTCGAACAATAGAGATAGAATGCAGATCAGGCAGAACCAGTGGCAACATATTCATCTGCTAGCGGGTGGACAAGGAACTGGGAGTTCAGTCCGAGATAGTGTATGTAGGGACAATGGTCAGCCAATGTCAAGTGCATGGGAGGATGTGGGATACTCATCTTTCCCTGAATTTTTAGCTCAAAAACAATCTAGTCATGATCACAATGAAGTCAGGGAACAAGTTACAAATTGTGAAAATAGAGCTGTTTCAGGTGATACATTATCTCCTGGCGGGATCCGGACAAAGATTCTATCTAAATCTGGGTTTTCggagttttttattaaaaattcattgaagGGTAAGGGTGTCATATGTAGAGGCCCAGCACGTGATGGCTTTGGTGTTGAGATTAGAGACTCAAATAATACAAAGGCTGCTGTTGATACTACTGTAGCTTCTGATTCATCGCTGAGTCCAAGTGCCAAAACTGCTACGCCATCTCCCAGTGGTCTTGCTCCGACTCGAGTCAAGAGTGTCATATGTACGGACACAGTATATGATGGCTTTGGGGATGAGTTTAGAGACCAAAACAATACAAAGGCTATTGTTGATAGTCAGGTAGCTTCTGATTCGTCACTGAGTTCAAGCGCAAAAGCTGCTGTACCATCTGCCCATGGTAGTGCTGGGACTGGGCCTTGTCATGGCCCCCTTCCTGATTCTTCTCATGATGGAGTCAATTTGAGAGAATGGTTGAGAGCTGGGCAccgtaaaataaataaagttgagAGCTTGTATATATTTAGGCAGATTGTGAATCTGGTGGATGTTTCGCACTCCCAAGGTGTTGCAATGCAGAACTTACGACCATCTTGTTTTAAGTTGTTGCCATCAAATCAGGTTGCATACCTTGGATCTTCTGTCCAAAGAGAAATGCTAGAGAATGCTGTGGATCAGGATGTTTCCTTGAAGAATCTCCTGAGTGGAAAAAGGTCATTAGAAAAAGGTATGTTTCCCTCGATTAGTTTAAGTGGAAAGAAGCAAAAGTTCAGTGAAAGCATGAACACTTTTAGACAGTGGCCACAGTTTTCAGCAAGATATGGCTTCAAACTTGAAACTGCAAATAAAAGTGGCATCAATATTACTCGTGCACAAGATTTGGGTAGTAAATTCAATGAAGAACATAACCAAAATGCTGAATATAAGATTCAACGAAAATCCAGCAGCCAAAATGTTTCTTATACATCTCAACAGCTGTTGATTTCTGCAAGTGATCGGTTAGAAGAGAAGTGGTATACTAGTCCAATGGAGCTCAGTGATGGGGTCTGCACATTTTCATCTAATATCTACTGTCTGGGTGTTCTTTTGTTTGAGGTGCGAAGATAGTTTATTCTTCTGTTTAAGTATTTATCACATGAAACTTTGATCATGGTTTTGTATGATCTTGTGTCTCCTTAATGGATAAAACAGATAAAATAGTTTAGCAATTGCTGTTAAGTTACTAAATTGAATATATGGAGGCATCCTTTCAGCTCTCTGTGTACGCTCAATAAAAGCTATCTTATGTTATAATTGCTTATTGTTGTTCtattagttttttgttctccTTATCGAACAAACTGACATTAACCTTTGTGTTAATTTGGGCTGCTTCTTTCAGCTACTTGGATCTTTTGATTCTGAAAAAGCACGTGCTGCAGCAATGTCAGATCTACGTCACAGAATTCTTCCCCCCAATTTTCTGTCAGAAAATCCCAAAGAAGCAGGTTTCTGTCTTTGGCTACTTCATCCTGAATCCTCATCACGTCCGACAACCAGGTGACTCTTACCTCCTATCTAcactacctatcaaaaaaaagaaaaatcctccTATCTACTACTACAACTATTAGGATATACACAACTTAAGTTAAATGTCAAGTGTGGCGACTTCAGCATTGCGTCTCCCTGCTTGGTTGATGATATTGAGAGATACATTACTGGAGAAGATTactaaaaagtagaaaaaaggaaaagagagaggtTGGGTTGATTGTTTGAAAAGTTTAATGTTAAATTATGGCAATAGGGAAAATAAGTTGCTATTATCTAAAAGGGGAGTTGGGTTTGATAGTTTGAAAGGTTTAATGTTAAATTATTGGCAATAGAGAAAATATGTTGCTATCATCTAAAATTCAAGTTCCAATATGTCCTATGAATGCAAACCCAATGCAACCATACAGTAAATCATTAaatgccatatatatatatatatatatgtatttatatttatatacatgtatgtatgtgtgtgtgtgtgtgtgtgtatgtatatgtatataaaacATTCAAAAGGTACAAATGAAACCTTTTGATGAAATATGTTTCCAGGGAAAAGAGatccttttctaaaaaaataattgaaaagatacgctaaaattttcacaaatttctAGTCAAATGTCCATCAAGATGAGTGTACCCTTGAACCCTATTTGGATGTTGAAAAAGTAGGGAAAAGAATAGGAAAGTGAGATTTGAATCTTTACAGTTtcagttttgaaaaaatgatggaaaatgcAATTGAGTAGGTGTTTTGATTATTTGGGTCCCAAATTCCTCCTCAAGGCATGAGGAGCATCAGAAGTCGGATGACAAGAAAATCCCTTGCATCTTTATGAagatgcccttggagtgggctAATATTAATACTTGTATAATTTGTTGGCAAAGAGATGAGCATTACAAGGAAAAATGGCATAAGAAGCTTGTGAAGTAAATGATAGGACCTGGACCATATACTCTACTTGATGGAGTGTGAGAACTATTGACTAGAAGAGGTGGGTAGTCGAGGAGATCAGGTCCTACATAAAAAAAACCAGCAACATGGTATTTGAAGAGAGAAAAGTCTAGTCTTTTAGTTTTTGTGGTAaaattcttaaagaaaaatacCATTTTATGTTTGACATTTTAAAGCACAATCGCTATGAACTTGTTTTTGCATTCACTTTTCAGTTGGGTCTTCCCAACCAACTGAATTTcttttagtgatttttttttttaatcttcaccaatttttttttttttttttttgataaataaaccTTAAGTATATTATCAAAAGGCAAACaaccacaaagcatacaggatgTATACAAGGTAGCCTAAACCTCTAAGAGCaagcttcaaaacaaaaaacctcaccagcccttaagtggaagctaaccactccaaaaaacctataagagacgaggactcctctccaatatacactCTAACTCAACTCCccaaattacatataaaagaatttttgagtttttgtacTGCTAAAGAAACCCCCCCTAAAAGTTAATCTTCACCAATTTTATTGTTATCAAACAAACTTAATTGACCGCAtcaccaaaattta
Proteins encoded in this window:
- the LOC117928932 gene encoding sarcolemmal membrane-associated protein; its protein translation is MEYDPEVVVLDDKEDGLSGRGVHQLISSLKSSFRLPDFNKVEEYLTLREQQLKQERDELEAKMKKISDGLLAEIQKKEIENEFLERKHADEVLEKLVLEEDLRKCKRECEDLEEKVNRLSEDQKVMCGREKRAEERYGKLMEELKKSEECSAQLNCKNRELECEKRRIEAEIEMWKRRFGELESRVLALEKDTEVLKRPEPNFCESMKGNLGVRNSGFFEWRAEKEAGSLRKVKNEMDIESTSVSLENKKINEISASYHTPTQRIMDLQNGGSGRPAFVGSVDISDSDDEMPKVIRNASTDRASKEVLSGKQQPSQSMKNVMFFSGTGPEDTLKRKQEILDWLGEEDSLKVKQASSSTHNPVFLKRLKATINAEENIRDTYDISDSDDSSDSESEADGVFPFDPVISIALSNQKG
- the LOC117930908 gene encoding protein SPA1-RELATED 2; translation: NELPLDDMDDEVTTIDVAEGSHLQRKESEYLLKPDSSSMLNSREMVIPGEGDYPESSPQEFTGILEGKNVNKTVSSLAAAEHTCSGHLPVDDAGIMVEELTLRNYNGANLAVVGPSNNRDRMQIRQNQWQHIHLLAGGQGTGSSVRDSVCRDNGQPMSSAWEDVGYSSFPEFLAQKQSSHDHNEVREQVTNCENRAVSGDTLSPGGIRTKILSKSGFSEFFIKNSLKGKGVICRGPARDGFGVEIRDSNNTKAAVDTTVASDSSLSPSAKTATPSPSGLAPTRVKSVICTDTVYDGFGDEFRDQNNTKAIVDSQVASDSSLSSSAKAAVPSAHGSAGTGPCHGPLPDSSHDGVNLREWLRAGHRKINKVESLYIFRQIVNLVDVSHSQGVAMQNLRPSCFKLLPSNQVAYLGSSVQREMLENAVDQDVSLKNLLSGKRSLEKGMFPSISLSGKKQKFSESMNTFRQWPQFSARYGFKLETANKSGINITRAQDLGSKFNEEHNQNAEYKIQRKSSSQNVSYTSQQLLISASDRLEEKWYTSPMELSDGVCTFSSNIYCLGVLLFELLGSFDSEKARAAAMSDLRHRILPPNFLSENPKEAGFCLWLLHPESSSRPTTREILQSEVIGGLQEVHEGDLSSSIEQEDVDSELLLHFLILMKEQKHKHATKLVEDIRCLEADIEEVERRTSPKKSSLLSCSHKTAICASEKRFIQEGTPSAEACSEFPHFSDTYGLRLMRNISQLESAYFSMRSKIQLPETDALTRSDKDLLLNRENFYQAQKNGEDLKVTDRLGTFFNGLCKYARYSKFEVRGILRNSDFINSANVICSLSFDRDEDYLAAAGVSKKIKIFEFHALFNDSVDIHYPVIEMTNKSKLSCICWNNYIKNYLASTDYDGVVKLWDASTGQGLSQYIDHQKRAWSVDFSRVDPKKLASGSDDCSVKLWSINEKNCLGTIRNIANVCCVQFSAHSSHLLAFGSADYKTYCYDLRNAKSPWCILAGHDKAVSYVKFLDAETLVSASTDNSLKIWDLNQTSSTGFSMNACSLTLSGHTNEKNFVGLSVADGYVTCGSETNEVYAYHRSLPMPITSHKFGSIDPISGKETDDDNGQFVSSVCWRGKSNMVVAANSTGCIKVLEMV